The genomic region aacaacaaatgaCTGTTGGCATTAAGATAGTCAAAGAAATAAATCAGTCAAGAAATTTTTTCATCAATCATTTCATTAAATTGTATTCACAAATCCCATAGCTGGCGTCTTTACAGCTCCCAACTGTCCATTTATAGTTGGTCTTCTCCCAGGCAGTCCTTAGGCAGTTCTTGTCCTTGTCACCATCAGGTTTCCCTCTTCTCCAGGAGGGGTTATACGCTGACAGGACGGTCCCATCAGACCATCTCCACAACCCATCACTGGCCTCATCTGTCGCTCCGAGCCAGAAGTCCCCGCCGTACCTGTTGATgaagtccatctcctctttacTGTCCACAACCACCAGATCTGCTCCTTTGGAAACACAGAGCTCCCTGCTCTTATTCCAGGATCCCCACTCTCTGGTAACCTGGtaacatttacaaccaaactTATTCCAACCACCTGGACAGTCCTGTTTACAAAGCAGTgagtctctctgctctgtcacaTTCTTCAGCCTTTGGAGAAGTTGCTCCACGTCTCTGTCCATGCATATGTTCTTGTTTTGCATCACAAACCGAAGCAGTCCAGCCAGTAGGGTAAGAGACAGCAGgaccagaagcaccaccacagccctgatcgGACACCGAGGAGGGCTCACAGGGTCCGGCTGCTGACTTCTTACTGTTCCCAGAGTAttggaggactcctctgtccccacatAGTCCTGGTGTTGATCTCTGAGGCTCTCAATGCTATCGTAGTTGTCCTCtataccctcctctctctctccttgagtGTTCCTGGCCATGTTGGGCATGGTGTAAATCACCTCGGCCATATTCTGGTCCAAACTGTTTTCAGAGTTTCTTATCGTCCTACCCCT from Gadus morhua chromosome 19, gadMor3.0, whole genome shotgun sequence harbors:
- the LOC115532152 gene encoding galactose-specific lectin nattectin-like is translated as MAEVIYTMPNMARNTQGEREEGIEDNYDSIESLRDQHQDYVGTEESSNTLGTVRSQQPDPVSPPRCPIRAVVVLLVLLSLTLLAGLLRFVMQNKNICMDRDVEQLLQRLKNVTEQRDSLLCKQDCPGGWNKFGCKCYQVTREWGSWNKSRELCVSKGADLVVVDSKEEMDFINRYGGDFWLGATDEASDGLWRWSDGTVLSAYNPSWRRGKPDGDKDKNCLRTAWEKTNYKWTVGSCKDASYGICEYNLMK